Proteins from a genomic interval of Halomonas alkaliantarctica:
- a CDS encoding Crp/Fnr family transcriptional regulator — translation MTSFMHVLNANRLLTELPAVERDGFMAVSETVELSFGEVLFQPAETITHVYFPIDSFISLIVVLDSDNRLEVAMAGREGMLGSSLVLGIEETPMLALVQGAGSALRITAENFQQLLLSSPLLHQRLKRYIYVVMKQLATAAACNHFHRIEARLARWLLMTQDRAGSDQLNLTHEFLAMMLGVRRAGITLATIALQARGLIRYQGGTITVLDRPGLIEASCECYIEDCALYAKMLPVL, via the coding sequence ATGACGTCTTTTATGCACGTCCTTAATGCCAACAGACTGCTTACTGAGCTACCGGCCGTCGAGCGGGATGGCTTTATGGCCGTTAGCGAAACCGTAGAGCTTTCATTTGGCGAAGTACTCTTCCAGCCTGCCGAGACGATTACCCACGTCTATTTCCCTATTGATAGCTTCATTTCTCTAATTGTTGTACTCGACTCTGATAACCGTCTAGAGGTCGCGATGGCAGGCCGTGAGGGCATGCTGGGTAGCTCGCTTGTGTTGGGCATCGAAGAAACACCAATGCTCGCGCTGGTTCAAGGGGCGGGATCGGCCCTTCGCATTACTGCTGAAAATTTTCAACAACTTCTACTTAGCAGTCCCTTATTACATCAGCGACTAAAGCGATATATCTATGTCGTAATGAAGCAACTGGCAACGGCGGCGGCATGTAATCATTTCCATCGGATTGAGGCGCGTCTCGCAAGATGGCTGTTGATGACTCAGGATCGTGCTGGGTCTGATCAATTGAATCTGACCCATGAATTTCTGGCCATGATGCTCGGGGTTAGACGTGCAGGCATTACGCTGGCGACGATAGCCCTGCAGGCACGCGGATTAATCCGTTATCAGGGTGGAACAATCACGGTGCTTGATCGGCCAGGTCTAATCGAGGCGTCCTGCGAATGCTATATAGAAGATTGCGCGTTGTACGCCAAAATGTTGCCGGTGTTATAG